AGGATGGCAAAGTGAGCTTCTCCATTGCCTCTTCCCGTATCTTCCCGGAACTGCTGAAAACACCGCAGGAAAAGCCGCTGGATATTGCCACGCGACTAAACTTGCTGCAGGATAACAATGCTGACAGCATCTCTCCGATCATCGACGAGGTACTGGCAAAATATCCTGATAAGGTGGCTGAATTCCGGAAAGGTAAAAAAGGATTAATGGCGCTCTTTGTGGGAGAAGTAATGAAGCTCTCCAAAGGTAAGGCTGATCCTAAAATGACCAACCAGCTATTAGCTGAAAAACTGAAATAATTTTAACTGAAGAATATGACGAAACTTGCTTTATGGGCGCTGACCGGTTTATTGCTGAGCAGTTGCGCACAACAGACAGAGAAGGGCGATTTTACGATCAACGCACATATAGATAACGCTCCTTTGGGTACCATCTACCTGGAAGAGCTGGCAGTGGGAGAAGTAAAAGTAGTGGATACGGCTGTGATCAAAGACGCCAGCGGTAAATTCACCCTGAAAGGTATGTTACCTGAACAGGGCTTATACCGCATCCGCTTTGGCGGAACAAACAGCTACATACCATTGGGTCTGGATGCTGGTACAATGAGCATCACCGGCGACTACAATGAGCTGGACAAATTGAAGATCGATAATTCGGAAGCTACTTCTGAGATCCAGGAACTACTGAATGAAGCCAGTCAGAAAGACAAGGCCCTTTCAGCTGAAATGACAGTACTTGACAGTCTTGCCAAGCTAAAGACGCCGGATAGCATTATGCAGCCGAAAATAGCCGCATTTAAGGCAAAACAGGATGACTTCAAGAACTTCTTTATTAAATCCATATCTGAGACTAAATCGCCTGCAGTTGCCGCTTTCTCTATGAGCGTTCTTGGGCCTCAGATATTGGTATCAGAACCTAAGTTGCTGGATGATGTGAAGAAACATTTCCCGGAGAATACACTCATCGCCAGCTTCACAGACAAACTGAAAGAGCCGGCAGCACCACAGACGGCATCTGCCGGTGATGTGGTTGAAGAACCTAATATGACCACCTTAAAAGTAGGCCAGACTGCACCTGATTTCACCCTGCCTGATCAGTCAGGAAAATCGGTAAGCCTCAGCTCTTTCAAAGGGAAATATGTACTGGTTGATTTCTGGGCCAGCTGGTGCCAGCCATGCCGCAGAGAAAATCCGAATGTAGTAGCCGCTTACAATAAATTCAAAGGAAAGA
The DNA window shown above is from Chitinophaga agri and carries:
- a CDS encoding TlpA disulfide reductase family protein is translated as MTKLALWALTGLLLSSCAQQTEKGDFTINAHIDNAPLGTIYLEELAVGEVKVVDTAVIKDASGKFTLKGMLPEQGLYRIRFGGTNSYIPLGLDAGTMSITGDYNELDKLKIDNSEATSEIQELLNEASQKDKALSAEMTVLDSLAKLKTPDSIMQPKIAAFKAKQDDFKNFFIKSISETKSPAVAAFSMSVLGPQILVSEPKLLDDVKKHFPENTLIASFTDKLKEPAAPQTASAGDVVEEPNMTTLKVGQTAPDFTLPDQSGKSVSLSSFKGKYVLVDFWASWCQPCRRENPNVVAAYNKFKGKNFTIVGVSLDKSKEAWDKAVEADGLTWTHVSDLQLWESKVVPLYGISSIPTNMLLDPQGKVVAIGLRGPALESKLQEVLQ